In Nocardioides cavernae, a single genomic region encodes these proteins:
- a CDS encoding 2'-5' RNA ligase family protein: MQLLAVIVPPPEVVRDALEAAQALWAPAPATNDEPARGLLDRIRGRRRGASSTAPGIALRPVSPDAVFVHLAKFGNVAGDDAEGLARALAAVAGTWPAPVLHTTGVSVSESEPHAVTAQLGGDVDALRDIYGNVNEVARQQRFFLDRRSFRSELVVGSVEGEDGTPVPATVAGAEAPHAGPTWSPSHVTLARASFGASGTTYSELAQVELAGVAEIRPGTGD, translated from the coding sequence ATGCAGCTGCTCGCCGTGATCGTCCCGCCACCGGAGGTGGTCCGGGACGCTCTCGAGGCTGCGCAGGCCCTGTGGGCGCCGGCGCCGGCGACGAACGACGAACCGGCCCGCGGCCTCCTGGACCGGATCCGTGGCCGACGACGGGGCGCCTCGTCCACCGCGCCGGGCATCGCCCTCCGTCCGGTCTCGCCGGACGCCGTGTTCGTGCACCTGGCCAAGTTCGGCAACGTCGCCGGGGACGACGCCGAGGGTCTCGCCCGGGCCCTCGCAGCGGTGGCCGGAACCTGGCCGGCACCCGTGCTCCACACGACCGGGGTGAGCGTGTCGGAGTCCGAGCCCCACGCCGTGACGGCCCAGCTCGGCGGCGACGTCGACGCGCTGCGCGACATCTACGGCAACGTCAACGAGGTCGCGCGCCAGCAGCGGTTCTTCCTCGACCGACGCAGCTTCCGCAGCGAGCTCGTCGTCGGCTCCGTCGAGGGTGAGGACGGCACCCCGGTCCCCGCCACCGTCGCGGGCGCGGAGGCACCCCACGCCGGTCCGACCTGGTCGCCGTCCCACGTCACGCTGGCCCGAGCGTCGTTCGGCGCGTCCGGGACGACGTACTCGGAGCTCGCGCAGGTCGAGCTCGCCGGCGTCGCGGAGATCCGCCCGGGCACCGGGGACTGA
- a CDS encoding YciI family protein yields MTEYVLLFPADDDAAWQRATDADRQVTFDTDAEFARLLRASGGAITGGAALGASSETRTLRRGPDGPLVTDGPYAETVEQISGFFLVTCDDHDALVEAAQVLTRSHPVVEIRPVADD; encoded by the coding sequence ATGACCGAGTACGTCCTCCTGTTCCCGGCCGACGACGATGCCGCGTGGCAGCGCGCCACCGACGCCGACCGGCAGGTCACGTTCGACACCGACGCCGAGTTCGCCCGGCTGCTGCGCGCGAGTGGAGGTGCCATCACCGGGGGCGCCGCGCTGGGCGCCAGCAGCGAGACGCGGACGCTGCGGCGCGGCCCGGACGGTCCCCTGGTCACCGACGGCCCGTACGCCGAGACGGTGGAGCAGATCTCCGGGTTCTTCCTTGTCACGTGCGACGACCACGATGCCCTCGTCGAGGCCGCACAGGTCCTCACCCGCTCGCACCCCGTCGTGGAGATCCGTCCGGTCGCCGACGACTGA
- a CDS encoding M1 family metallopeptidase — protein MGTLARTSRILASASLAAAVLASVGAGAAPAEPGARAPGGPRFTAGADGAGDPYFPRAGNGGYDVSHYDLDIDYEPPTATVPPTPLAQIRGRLDGVATIDLVARQDLDRFNLDLRGMTVSALTINGKRATGIAPPADGAEVEGAAYWHVQDAAARQWELTVQPRPKLKAGQSARVVVTYGGETTRPTDIEGALYGWVTTRDGAMVVGEPEGSMTWYPVSDHPRDKATYSFEITVPAGKTAVANGLPDGDPVTAGGRTTWSWEAPDQQASYLTTASVGDFVQRPVTMSASGVPILDFVDSKIAGNALAATNASLALQPRMIDFFESRFGAYPFNSFGSIVDNDSVGYALETQTRPVYSSSAGQGTVAHELAHQWLGNAVSPDEWRHIWLNEGWATYAAWMWTEENGGTTAQQAFANWYAPARTPAYWALPIADPGALGLFATQVYNRGAGTLHALRTKVGDEVFFAATREWLRRYDDSTGTTDDFIAVFEEESGQDLSAFFHTWLFAPEKPTSW, from the coding sequence ATGGGAACTCTCGCCCGGACATCCCGGATCCTGGCCTCGGCGAGCCTCGCCGCGGCCGTCCTCGCCTCGGTCGGGGCGGGCGCCGCGCCAGCTGAGCCAGGAGCGCGCGCGCCCGGTGGCCCGCGGTTCACCGCCGGCGCGGACGGAGCCGGAGACCCCTACTTCCCCCGAGCGGGCAACGGGGGCTACGACGTTTCCCACTACGACCTCGACATCGACTACGAGCCCCCGACGGCGACGGTCCCGCCGACGCCGCTCGCGCAGATCCGTGGCCGCCTGGACGGTGTGGCGACGATCGACCTCGTCGCGCGCCAGGACCTCGACCGGTTCAACCTCGACCTGCGCGGCATGACGGTGTCGGCGCTGACCATCAACGGGAAGCGGGCCACCGGCATCGCGCCGCCCGCGGACGGGGCGGAGGTCGAGGGAGCGGCGTACTGGCACGTGCAGGACGCCGCGGCCCGCCAGTGGGAGCTGACCGTGCAACCCCGACCCAAGCTCAAGGCAGGGCAGTCGGCGCGGGTCGTCGTCACCTACGGCGGCGAGACCACGCGCCCGACCGACATCGAGGGAGCGCTCTACGGCTGGGTGACGACGCGCGACGGCGCGATGGTGGTCGGCGAGCCGGAGGGGTCGATGACGTGGTACCCGGTCAGTGACCACCCGAGGGACAAGGCGACCTACAGCTTCGAGATCACGGTGCCGGCCGGGAAGACCGCCGTGGCGAACGGCCTGCCGGACGGGGACCCCGTGACCGCCGGTGGCCGGACCACCTGGTCCTGGGAGGCTCCCGACCAGCAGGCCAGCTATCTCACCACCGCCTCGGTCGGCGACTTCGTCCAGCGACCCGTGACGATGTCGGCGAGCGGGGTGCCGATCCTGGACTTCGTCGACAGCAAGATCGCGGGCAACGCGTTGGCCGCGACCAACGCCAGCCTGGCGTTGCAGCCGCGCATGATCGACTTCTTCGAGTCCCGGTTCGGGGCCTACCCGTTCAACTCGTTCGGCTCGATCGTCGACAACGACAGCGTGGGCTACGCGCTCGAGACGCAGACGCGTCCGGTCTACTCAAGCTCGGCCGGCCAGGGCACGGTCGCGCACGAGCTCGCGCACCAGTGGCTCGGCAACGCGGTCAGCCCGGACGAGTGGCGCCACATCTGGCTCAACGAGGGTTGGGCGACCTACGCGGCCTGGATGTGGACCGAGGAGAACGGCGGCACCACCGCGCAGCAGGCGTTCGCCAACTGGTACGCCCCCGCGCGCACGCCGGCGTACTGGGCGCTGCCCATCGCCGACCCGGGCGCGCTCGGGCTCTTCGCGACGCAGGTCTACAACCGCGGCGCGGGCACGCTGCACGCGCTGCGGACGAAGGTGGGCGACGAGGTGTTCTTCGCCGCGACGCGCGAGTGGCTCCGGCGCTACGACGACTCGACCGGGACCACCGACGACTTCATCGCGGTCTTCGAGGAGGAGTCGGGCCAGGACCTCTCGGCGTTCTTCCACACCTGGCTGTTCGCCCCGGAGAAGCCCACGAGCTGGTAG
- a CDS encoding ATP-dependent helicase: protein MTALDRFSAPTREWFEASFASPTPAQDGAWDAIAAGKNALVVAPTGSGKTLSAFLHAIDRLLSTERPDDKTRRTRVLYISPLKALGVDVERNLRAPLIGIRNTAERLETAVPDITVGLRSGDTSPAERRKLGTTPPDILITTPESLFLMLTSQARETLRGVDTVIIDEVHAVAGTKRGAHLGISLERLDHLLERPAQRIGLSATVRPLEEVARFLGGTQPVEIVSPPSTKEWDLRVVVPVEDMTMPEEYDEESGDPGRSTSIWPHVEEHVVDLVEQHRSTIVFANSRRLAERLTARLNEIAAERAERAEAETAGAGPTGAAPGKPPAQVMAQSGQSSGAEAVIAKAHHGSVSKEQRAIIEDDLKRGRLPCVVATSSLELGIDMGSVDLVIQIESPPSVASALQRVGRAGHQVGEVSRGVLFPKHRGDLAQTAVSVERMRSGAIEKMAVPTNPLDVLAQQVVAALAMEEWQVDELFSLVTRAASYTQLPRSAYDATLDLLSGRYPSDEFAELRPRIVWDRVTGQLSGRPGAQRLAVTSGGTIPDRGLFGVFLVGEKASRVGELDEEMVYESRVGDIFALGATSWRIEDITHDRVLVTPAPGIPGRLPFWKGDALGRPAELGAAVGAFTRELAGKPAAKAIDSVRERGLDVNAATNLVTYLGEQREATQVVPNDTQIVVERFRDELGDWRLVVHSPYGTPVHAPWALAINARLRERFDVDGQAVASDDGIVIRIPDTDAEPPTGEVIVFEPEEIEQLVTQEVGGSALFASRFRECAARALLLPRRDPGRRSPLWQQRQRSAQLLEVASQYPAFPIVLEAVRECLQDVYDLPALVALLGRVQRREVNVLDVATTQPSPFARSLLFGYVAQFVYEGDSPIAERRAAALSLDQGLLAELLGRAELRELLDPEVLTEVEAELQWLATDRRARNAEAVADLLRLVGPLSVEEIRARSVDGADVEGWLASLDRRVALVRMAGDDRWTAIEDIGRLRDGLGVPVPVGTPDAFLQLPEDPLGDLVSRYARSHGPFTTAEVAARLGLGEAVARQTLQRLAHRGRVLDGEFRPAGSGTEWCDAEVLRKLRRRSLARLRQEIEPVSHDAVARFLPAWQRVGASLRGVDGVVAAIDQLAGCPVPASALEPLVLAARVRDYEPSMLDELTASGEVIWTGHAPLPGSDGWVSLHLADQAHLTLPEVEGDEPDGLQRAVLDALDPGGAWFFRQLADRVGSTSDADLSSALWELTWKGLVTNDTLAPLRALVRSGTPSHRTRRTPPRLGRTTGGRMPVRTGPPETAGRWALMPDRDGDPTRRAHARAEHLLERHGVVTRGAVVSERIAGGFAGVYKVLSAFEDTGRCRRGYFIEGLGAAQFGSAGAIDRLRTFAEPDSARPGTKPSVVALAATDPASVFGAALPWPDAGDLERTGHRPGRKAGALVVLVDGALTVYVERGGRTLLTWNDDLDVLTPAMQALADAARRGALGRLTVEKADGQALIGSGGETPIRLALTAAGFLATPKGLRLRA, encoded by the coding sequence ATGACCGCCCTCGACCGCTTCAGCGCACCCACGCGCGAGTGGTTCGAAGCGTCCTTCGCCAGCCCCACCCCGGCGCAGGACGGCGCCTGGGACGCCATCGCCGCCGGCAAGAACGCGCTGGTCGTCGCGCCCACCGGCAGCGGCAAGACCCTCAGTGCCTTCCTCCACGCGATCGACCGGCTCCTCAGCACCGAGCGCCCCGACGACAAGACCCGCCGCACGCGCGTGCTCTACATCTCCCCGCTCAAGGCGCTCGGCGTCGACGTCGAGCGCAACCTCCGCGCCCCGCTGATCGGCATCCGCAACACCGCCGAGCGCCTCGAGACGGCCGTCCCCGACATCACCGTCGGCCTGCGCTCGGGCGACACCAGCCCCGCCGAGCGACGCAAGCTCGGCACGACGCCGCCCGACATCCTCATCACCACGCCCGAGTCGCTGTTCCTGATGCTGACCAGCCAGGCGCGCGAGACGCTCCGGGGCGTCGACACCGTCATCATCGACGAGGTCCACGCGGTCGCCGGCACCAAGCGCGGCGCCCACCTCGGCATCAGCCTGGAGCGCCTCGACCACCTGCTCGAGCGGCCGGCCCAGCGCATCGGGCTCAGCGCGACCGTCCGCCCCCTCGAGGAGGTCGCCCGCTTCCTCGGCGGCACCCAGCCCGTCGAGATCGTCTCCCCGCCCAGCACCAAGGAGTGGGACCTGCGCGTCGTCGTGCCCGTCGAGGACATGACCATGCCCGAGGAGTACGACGAGGAGTCCGGCGACCCCGGCCGATCGACGAGCATCTGGCCCCACGTGGAGGAGCACGTCGTCGACCTCGTCGAGCAGCACCGCTCCACGATCGTCTTCGCCAACTCGCGGCGCCTGGCCGAGCGGCTCACCGCCCGCCTCAACGAGATCGCGGCCGAGCGGGCCGAGCGCGCCGAGGCGGAGACCGCTGGGGCGGGGCCGACGGGGGCCGCACCGGGCAAGCCGCCCGCCCAGGTGATGGCGCAGTCCGGCCAGAGCAGCGGCGCCGAGGCCGTCATCGCCAAGGCCCACCACGGCTCGGTCTCCAAGGAGCAGCGCGCCATCATCGAGGACGACCTCAAGCGCGGCCGCCTCCCCTGCGTCGTCGCGACCAGCAGCCTCGAGCTCGGCATCGACATGGGCTCGGTCGATCTCGTCATCCAGATCGAGTCGCCACCCAGCGTCGCCAGCGCGCTCCAGCGCGTCGGTCGCGCCGGCCACCAGGTCGGCGAGGTGAGCCGGGGGGTGCTGTTCCCCAAGCACCGCGGCGACCTCGCGCAGACGGCCGTGTCGGTCGAGCGGATGCGCTCGGGTGCCATCGAGAAGATGGCGGTGCCGACCAACCCCCTCGACGTCCTGGCCCAGCAGGTCGTGGCGGCGCTCGCCATGGAGGAGTGGCAGGTCGACGAGCTGTTCTCCCTCGTCACCCGCGCCGCGTCCTACACCCAGCTCCCCCGCAGCGCCTACGACGCCACCCTCGACCTGCTCAGCGGGCGCTACCCGAGCGACGAGTTCGCCGAGCTGCGCCCGCGCATCGTCTGGGATCGCGTGACCGGCCAGCTCAGCGGGCGCCCCGGCGCCCAACGACTCGCCGTCACCAGCGGGGGCACCATCCCCGACCGGGGCCTCTTCGGCGTCTTCCTTGTCGGCGAGAAGGCCAGCCGCGTGGGCGAGCTCGACGAGGAGATGGTCTACGAGTCCCGGGTGGGCGACATCTTCGCGCTGGGCGCCACCAGCTGGCGGATCGAGGACATCACCCACGACCGGGTGCTCGTCACGCCTGCGCCGGGCATCCCGGGCCGCCTGCCGTTCTGGAAGGGCGACGCGCTCGGGCGACCCGCCGAGCTCGGAGCGGCCGTCGGTGCGTTCACCCGCGAGCTCGCCGGCAAGCCCGCGGCCAAGGCGATCGACAGCGTCCGCGAGCGCGGCCTCGACGTCAACGCCGCGACCAACCTGGTCACCTACCTCGGCGAGCAGCGCGAGGCCACCCAGGTCGTCCCCAACGACACCCAGATCGTCGTCGAGCGGTTCCGTGACGAGCTGGGCGACTGGCGCCTCGTCGTCCACTCCCCCTACGGGACGCCGGTCCACGCCCCGTGGGCGCTCGCGATCAACGCCCGGCTGCGCGAGCGCTTCGACGTCGACGGGCAGGCCGTCGCCTCCGACGACGGCATCGTGATCCGCATCCCCGACACCGACGCCGAGCCGCCCACCGGCGAGGTCATCGTCTTCGAGCCCGAGGAGATCGAGCAGCTCGTCACCCAGGAGGTCGGCGGGTCGGCGTTGTTCGCCAGCCGCTTCCGCGAGTGCGCCGCCCGCGCCCTGCTGCTCCCCCGCCGCGACCCGGGCCGACGCAGCCCGCTGTGGCAGCAGCGCCAGCGCAGCGCCCAGCTCCTCGAGGTCGCGTCGCAGTATCCAGCCTTCCCGATCGTGCTCGAGGCGGTCCGCGAGTGCCTCCAGGACGTCTACGACCTGCCGGCGCTCGTTGCCCTCCTCGGTCGTGTGCAGCGGCGCGAGGTCAACGTCCTCGACGTCGCCACGACCCAGCCCAGCCCGTTCGCCCGCAGCCTGCTCTTCGGCTACGTCGCCCAGTTCGTCTACGAGGGCGACTCCCCCATCGCCGAGCGCCGTGCCGCCGCGCTCTCCCTCGACCAGGGCCTGCTCGCCGAGCTGCTCGGCCGCGCCGAGCTCCGCGAGCTGCTCGACCCGGAGGTGCTGACCGAGGTCGAGGCCGAGCTTCAGTGGCTCGCCACCGACCGTCGCGCCCGCAACGCCGAGGCCGTCGCCGACCTGCTGCGCCTCGTCGGCCCGCTGTCGGTGGAGGAGATCCGGGCGCGGTCGGTCGACGGCGCCGACGTGGAGGGCTGGCTCGCCTCGCTCGACCGTCGCGTCGCCCTGGTCCGGATGGCCGGTGACGACCGGTGGACCGCGATCGAGGACATCGGCCGCCTGCGCGACGGGCTCGGCGTACCCGTCCCCGTCGGCACCCCCGACGCGTTCCTCCAGCTCCCCGAGGACCCGCTCGGCGACCTCGTGTCCCGCTACGCCCGCAGCCACGGACCCTTCACCACCGCCGAGGTGGCCGCCCGGCTGGGCCTCGGCGAGGCCGTCGCCCGCCAGACCCTGCAGCGCCTCGCCCACCGTGGCCGGGTGCTCGACGGGGAGTTCCGTCCCGCGGGGTCCGGCACCGAGTGGTGCGACGCCGAGGTGCTGCGCAAGCTGCGTCGTCGGTCCCTCGCGCGCCTGCGGCAGGAGATCGAGCCGGTCAGCCACGACGCGGTCGCCCGCTTCCTCCCCGCCTGGCAGCGCGTCGGCGCTTCCCTGCGTGGCGTCGACGGAGTGGTCGCCGCCATCGACCAGCTCGCCGGGTGCCCCGTGCCGGCGAGCGCCCTCGAGCCGCTGGTGCTCGCCGCCCGCGTGCGCGACTACGAGCCGTCGATGCTCGACGAGCTCACCGCGTCCGGCGAGGTCATCTGGACCGGTCACGCCCCGCTGCCCGGCAGCGACGGCTGGGTCAGCCTCCACCTCGCCGACCAGGCCCACCTGACCCTGCCCGAGGTCGAGGGCGACGAGCCCGACGGCCTCCAGCGAGCCGTCCTCGACGCGCTCGACCCGGGCGGGGCGTGGTTCTTCCGCCAGCTCGCCGACCGCGTCGGGTCGACGTCCGACGCCGACCTCAGCAGCGCACTGTGGGAGCTGACCTGGAAGGGCCTGGTCACCAACGACACCCTGGCGCCGCTGCGCGCGCTCGTCCGCAGCGGCACACCGTCCCACCGCACCCGTCGTACGCCGCCGCGGCTCGGCCGCACGACCGGCGGGCGGATGCCCGTGCGCACGGGTCCCCCTGAGACGGCCGGCCGGTGGGCGCTGATGCCCGACCGCGACGGCGACCCGACGCGACGCGCCCACGCCCGCGCCGAGCACCTCCTCGAGCGCCACGGCGTCGTCACCCGCGGCGCCGTCGTCAGCGAACGGATCGCGGGAGGGTTCGCCGGGGTCTACAAGGTGCTCAGCGCCTTCGAGGACACCGGCCGCTGCCGCCGCGGCTACTTCATCGAGGGCCTCGGGGCGGCGCAGTTCGGCAGCGCCGGTGCGATCGACAGGCTGCGCACCTTCGCCGAGCCCGACAGCGCGAGGCCCGGCACCAAGCCGTCGGTCGTCGCGCTCGCCGCGACCGACCCCGCCAGCGTCTTCGGCGCCGCCCTCCCGTGGCCCGACGCGGGCGACCTCGAGCGCACCGGCCACCGGCCGGGACGCAAGGCGGGGGCGCTGGTCGTCCTGGTCGACGGGGCGCTCACCGTCTACGTCGAGCGCGGCGGCCGCACGCTACTCACCTGGAACGACGACCTCGATGTGCTCACGCCGGCGATGCAGGCGTTGGCCGACGCCGCCCGCCGTGGGGCGCTCGGCCGGCTCACCGTCGAGAAGGCCGACGGACAGGCGTTGATCGGCAGCGGCGGGGAGACACCCATCAGGCTCGCGCTCACGGCGGCGGGCTTCCTGGCGACACCCAAGGGGTTGAGGCTGCGTGCCTGA
- a CDS encoding Fpg/Nei family DNA glycosylase, whose amino-acid sequence MPEGDTVYRAAAKLDRALTGHRLTLSDFRVPAFATVDLREGTVIRTLSRGKHLLTRVDHHRAWTIHTHLKMEGSWHVYPDGERWRRPDTQVRLVLGIDGRKAVGFQLGIVELVPREQEADLVAHLGPDLLGPDWDEERALANLRDEPARPIGQALLDQRNLAGIGNMYMAELCFTMGVHPASAVATVDQLPRLVRRGKQMLEVNKERAIQTTTGDLRERERMWVYRRDSSPCRRCRTPIAVTMLGELGRERAAYWCPSCQPER is encoded by the coding sequence GTGCCTGAGGGAGACACCGTCTACCGCGCGGCAGCCAAGCTCGACCGCGCCCTCACTGGTCACCGCCTGACCCTCTCCGACTTCCGCGTGCCCGCCTTCGCCACCGTCGACCTCCGCGAGGGCACTGTCATCCGCACGCTGTCCCGCGGCAAGCACCTCCTCACCCGCGTCGACCACCACCGCGCCTGGACGATCCACACCCACCTCAAGATGGAGGGCTCGTGGCACGTCTACCCCGACGGCGAGCGGTGGCGGCGCCCCGACACCCAGGTACGACTCGTGCTCGGCATCGACGGGCGCAAGGCCGTCGGGTTCCAGCTCGGCATCGTCGAGCTCGTGCCACGGGAGCAGGAGGCCGACCTGGTGGCCCACCTCGGTCCCGACCTGCTCGGCCCCGACTGGGACGAGGAGCGCGCCCTCGCCAACCTCCGCGACGAGCCGGCCCGGCCGATCGGACAGGCGTTGCTCGACCAGCGCAACCTCGCCGGCATCGGCAACATGTACATGGCCGAGCTGTGCTTCACCATGGGCGTCCACCCGGCCAGCGCCGTCGCCACCGTCGACCAGCTCCCCCGGCTCGTGCGGCGCGGGAAGCAGATGCTCGAGGTCAACAAGGAGCGGGCGATCCAGACGACGACCGGCGACCTCCGCGAGCGCGAGCGGATGTGGGTCTACCGTCGCGACAGCTCTCCGTGCCGCCGGTGCCGCACACCGATCGCGGTCACGATGCTCGGCGAGCTCGGTCGCGAGCGCGCGGCCTACTGGTGTCCCAGCTGCCAGCCCGAGCGCTAG
- a CDS encoding helix-turn-helix domain-containing protein: MVLFRRLLGDVLRSARMQRGMTLRELSAEARVSLGYISEIERGQKEASSELLASLCQAMDLPLSDVLRDVADAVSIEEAAMSVVVRTPIGVGRPAGDVVASAA; the protein is encoded by the coding sequence ATGGTGCTCTTCCGACGACTGCTCGGTGACGTGCTGCGCAGTGCCCGGATGCAGCGTGGGATGACCCTGCGGGAGCTCTCTGCGGAGGCCCGGGTGAGCCTGGGCTACATCTCCGAGATCGAGCGCGGCCAGAAGGAAGCGTCCTCCGAGCTCCTGGCGTCCCTGTGCCAGGCGATGGACCTGCCGCTGTCCGACGTGCTGCGCGACGTCGCCGACGCGGTGTCGATCGAGGAGGCCGCCATGAGCGTGGTCGTGCGCACCCCGATCGGCGTCGGCCGCCCGGCCGGCGACGTGGTCGCCTCCGCCGCCTGA
- a CDS encoding CinA family protein: protein MWSAEPDGSVAARVLETLAGRGQTLATAESLTGGLLAARITDVPGASRSFVGGVVSYATRVKVSLLGVPPEVVQEHGVVSEQCALAMARGVRDRLDAMWGLATTGVAGPDEQEGRAVGTVWVAIAGPSGATARLLALGGDRAAIRQASCVAVLEILAHELRD from the coding sequence ATGTGGTCAGCCGAGCCGGACGGCAGCGTGGCCGCGCGCGTCCTCGAGACCCTGGCCGGTCGCGGCCAGACGCTCGCGACGGCCGAGTCCCTGACCGGCGGCCTGCTGGCGGCCCGGATCACCGACGTGCCCGGCGCCTCGCGGAGCTTCGTCGGCGGCGTGGTGTCGTACGCCACCCGCGTGAAGGTGTCGCTGCTCGGCGTGCCACCCGAGGTGGTGCAGGAGCACGGCGTGGTCTCGGAGCAGTGCGCCCTCGCGATGGCCCGCGGCGTACGTGACCGACTCGACGCGATGTGGGGCCTGGCCACCACCGGCGTCGCCGGACCCGACGAGCAGGAAGGTCGCGCGGTCGGGACGGTGTGGGTCGCGATCGCCGGACCTTCCGGGGCGACGGCCCGGCTGCTGGCGCTCGGTGGCGACCGGGCAGCGATCCGGCAGGCATCCTGCGTCGCGGTGCTCGAGATCCTCGCCCACGAGCTGCGGGACTGA
- a CDS encoding glycoside hydrolase family 15 protein: MALPIEDYALIGDRGTAALVGKDGSIDWLCLPRFDSPACFAALLGTEENGRWLLAPADEVVATSRQYLDGTACLETTFTVDDGEVVLLDVMPVGDDRADVVRRLTCTRGTVRIRHDWVVRTDYGRVRPWVSREQAHGNEVVVAVAGPDKLVLRGPHLPHGHAGHHSDEFEMTAGDEVTFSTTWVRSWRDIPRPLGFDERIDATTARQREWSARSPEDVPHADMVRRSLLTLLLMTHAETGGIVAAPTTSLPEDFGGERNWDYRFCWLRDAALTLESLLGAGYAQEALHWRSWLLRAVAGDPADLQIMYTVDGGRQLPEREVPHLPGYADSRPVRIGNGAVSQRQNDVLGEVMIALELARESGLEETHNSWSLQRALVDELAEHWDEPDNGLWEIRGPQRHFTHSRMMVWVAFDRAVKAVERHGLDGPLERWRDLRDRVREEILDKGFDHERGTFTQHYDTTAVDASLLTIPLVGFLPGDDPRVLGTIDAVIADLDVGGLLLRYRTETGVDGISGDEHPFLACSFWLVSALAKAGRRDQATELMDRLCGLANDVGLLSEEYDAGHGRMAGNFPQAFSHLALVQAALALR, translated from the coding sequence ATGGCACTCCCCATCGAGGACTACGCACTGATCGGTGACCGGGGCACGGCCGCCCTGGTCGGCAAGGACGGGTCGATCGACTGGCTGTGCCTTCCGCGTTTCGACTCCCCCGCCTGCTTCGCCGCGCTGCTCGGCACCGAGGAGAACGGCCGCTGGCTGCTCGCCCCTGCCGACGAGGTGGTCGCCACGTCGCGGCAGTACCTCGACGGGACTGCGTGCCTCGAGACCACCTTCACGGTCGACGACGGAGAAGTGGTGCTGCTCGACGTCATGCCGGTCGGCGACGACCGCGCCGACGTCGTACGCCGCCTCACCTGCACGCGCGGCACGGTGCGGATCCGGCACGACTGGGTGGTGCGCACCGACTACGGTCGCGTGCGGCCGTGGGTGAGCCGGGAGCAGGCGCACGGCAACGAGGTGGTCGTGGCTGTCGCCGGACCGGACAAGCTCGTGCTGCGCGGGCCGCACCTCCCCCACGGCCACGCCGGCCACCACAGCGACGAGTTCGAGATGACCGCCGGCGACGAGGTCACCTTCTCCACGACCTGGGTGCGCTCGTGGCGCGACATCCCCCGGCCGCTCGGCTTCGACGAGAGGATCGACGCCACGACCGCGCGCCAGCGCGAGTGGTCGGCCCGCTCGCCGGAGGACGTGCCGCACGCCGACATGGTGCGACGCAGCCTGCTCACCCTCCTGCTGATGACGCACGCCGAGACCGGCGGCATCGTCGCGGCGCCGACCACGTCGCTGCCGGAGGACTTCGGTGGCGAGCGCAACTGGGACTACCGCTTCTGCTGGCTGCGCGACGCAGCCCTGACGCTCGAGTCGCTGCTCGGCGCCGGCTACGCGCAGGAAGCGCTGCACTGGCGCAGCTGGCTGCTGCGGGCCGTCGCCGGCGACCCCGCCGACCTGCAGATCATGTACACCGTCGACGGTGGCCGCCAGCTGCCCGAGCGCGAGGTGCCGCACCTGCCCGGCTATGCCGACAGCCGCCCGGTGCGGATCGGCAACGGCGCGGTGTCACAGCGCCAGAACGACGTGCTGGGCGAGGTGATGATCGCGCTCGAGCTCGCCCGGGAGTCCGGCCTCGAGGAGACGCACAACTCCTGGTCCCTGCAGCGCGCACTGGTCGACGAGCTCGCCGAGCACTGGGACGAGCCCGACAACGGGCTGTGGGAGATCCGCGGGCCGCAGCGACACTTCACCCACTCCCGGATGATGGTGTGGGTGGCCTTCGACCGCGCCGTGAAGGCGGTCGAGCGCCACGGGCTCGACGGTCCGCTCGAGAGGTGGCGCGACCTGCGCGACCGGGTGCGCGAGGAGATCCTGGACAAGGGCTTCGACCACGAGCGCGGCACCTTCACGCAGCACTACGACACGACCGCTGTCGACGCCTCGCTGCTGACCATCCCGCTGGTCGGGTTCCTGCCCGGCGACGACCCGCGCGTGTTGGGCACGATCGACGCCGTGATCGCCGACCTCGACGTCGGCGGCCTGCTGCTGCGCTACCGCACCGAGACGGGGGTCGACGGGATCTCGGGCGACGAGCACCCCTTCCTGGCCTGCTCCTTCTGGCTCGTGTCCGCCCTCGCGAAGGCCGGGCGGCGTGACCAGGCGACGGAGCTGATGGACCGCCTCTGCGGCCTGGCCAACGACGTCGGCCTGCTGTCGGAGGAGTACGACGCCGGGCACGGCCGGATGGCGGGGAACTTCCCGCAGGCGTTCAGCCACCTCGCGCTCGTGCAAGCGGCCCTCGCCCTGCGCTGA